In Paralcaligenes sp. KSB-10, the following are encoded in one genomic region:
- the trpD gene encoding anthranilate phosphoribosyltransferase, with protein sequence MTITPAEALARCIEHREIFHDEMLHLTRMLMRGELSPQIASALLMGLRVKKETVGEITAAAQVMREFALPVATPDPENLLDMCGTGGDGSHTFNISTAAMFVAAATGVKIAKHGNRSASSSSGSADVLEALGANIALNPEQVAQSIAQTGIGFMFAPAHHGAMKNVAAVRKELAVRTIFNILGPLTNPANASNQLMGVFHPDLVGIQVRVLQRLGSKHVLIVHGKDGMDEASLGASTLVGELKNGEVREYEIHPEDFGMSMVSNRSIKVNNREESAQMVLEALENRAGTARDIVGLNAGLAIYAGNKADSIKEGLALAFEAIANGAARAKLEEFCTYTRKYSA encoded by the coding sequence ATGACCATAACTCCCGCCGAAGCGCTGGCACGCTGCATAGAGCACCGCGAAATTTTCCACGACGAAATGCTGCACCTGACACGCATGCTGATGCGTGGTGAACTGTCGCCGCAAATCGCCAGCGCCCTGCTGATGGGATTGCGCGTCAAAAAAGAAACCGTGGGCGAAATCACGGCAGCCGCTCAGGTCATGCGCGAATTTGCGTTGCCGGTCGCCACACCCGATCCGGAAAACCTGCTCGATATGTGCGGCACCGGCGGCGATGGCTCGCATACCTTCAATATTTCCACCGCGGCCATGTTCGTGGCCGCCGCCACGGGCGTCAAAATCGCCAAGCACGGCAACCGCAGCGCCTCGTCCTCATCGGGCAGCGCCGATGTGCTGGAAGCACTGGGCGCCAATATCGCGCTGAATCCCGAGCAGGTTGCCCAGAGCATTGCCCAAACCGGAATAGGCTTCATGTTTGCGCCGGCCCATCACGGGGCCATGAAAAACGTGGCGGCAGTCCGCAAGGAACTGGCGGTCCGGACAATTTTCAATATTCTCGGGCCGCTGACCAATCCGGCCAATGCCTCCAATCAACTCATGGGCGTATTCCATCCCGATCTGGTCGGCATCCAGGTGCGCGTATTGCAACGCCTGGGCTCCAAGCATGTTCTTATCGTGCATGGCAAGGACGGCATGGACGAGGCCTCGCTCGGAGCATCCACGCTGGTGGGCGAACTCAAGAACGGCGAAGTCCGCGAATATGAGATCCATCCCGAGGACTTCGGCATGTCCATGGTATCCAACCGCTCGATCAAAGTGAACAATCGCGAAGAATCCGCGCAGATGGTTCTCGAAGCCCTGGAAAACCGTGCCGGCACGGCTCGTGATATCGTAGGCCTTAATGCGGGCCTGGCCATCTATGCCGGCAACAAGGCCGATTCCATCAAGGAAGGCCTGGCTCTTGCCTTTGAAGCTATTGCCAATGGGGCGGCGCGGGCCAAACTGGAAGAGTTCTGCACCTATACACGGAAATACAGCGCATGA
- the trpC gene encoding indole-3-glycerol phosphate synthase TrpC, translating into MNDILAKILATKKIEVATARQMRSEADLLREAKSRKDLRGFVRAIDEKVAQGKPGIIAEIKKASPSRGVIRENFVPADIAASYAAHGAACLSVLTDVQFFQGSYDYLRQARAACSLPVLRKDFIIDPYQIIHARALGADCILLIVAALSPHLLHELEGVAIELGMDVLVEVHDRAELDLALELQTPLLGINNRNLRTFETTLQTTLDLLPAIPDHKRVVTESGILTRDDVALMREHKVDAFLIGEAFMRAPEPGIALRDLFASE; encoded by the coding sequence ATGAACGATATTCTCGCCAAGATTCTCGCCACCAAGAAAATAGAAGTCGCCACGGCGCGGCAGATGCGCAGCGAGGCGGACCTTTTGCGCGAAGCCAAGAGTCGCAAAGATTTGCGCGGCTTCGTACGGGCCATCGATGAAAAGGTCGCCCAGGGAAAGCCCGGAATCATTGCCGAAATCAAAAAAGCCTCGCCCTCCAGAGGGGTGATACGCGAGAACTTCGTCCCTGCCGACATCGCCGCCTCGTATGCCGCGCACGGCGCCGCCTGCCTGTCGGTGCTCACCGATGTGCAGTTTTTCCAAGGCTCCTACGATTACCTGCGGCAAGCCCGGGCGGCATGCTCCCTGCCGGTCCTGCGCAAGGATTTCATCATTGACCCCTACCAGATCATCCATGCCCGCGCGCTCGGGGCCGATTGCATCCTGCTGATCGTCGCCGCCCTCAGTCCGCACCTGTTGCATGAACTCGAGGGCGTGGCCATTGAGCTTGGCATGGACGTGCTGGTTGAAGTGCATGATCGTGCCGAACTGGATCTGGCGCTCGAACTGCAAACACCGCTGCTGGGCATCAATAATCGCAATTTGCGCACATTCGAGACCACCCTGCAAACCACGCTCGATCTCTTGCCGGCCATCCCCGACCATAAGCGGGTAGTCACCGAAAGCGGCATACTCACACGGGACGATGTCGCGCTGATGCGCGAACACAAGGTCGACGCGTTCCTGATAGGCGAAGCCTTCATGCGCGCCCCCGAACCCGGCATTGCCCTGCGCGACCTTTTTGCCTCGGAATAA
- a CDS encoding aminodeoxychorismate/anthranilate synthase component II, with protein MLLMLDNYDSFTYNLVQYFGELGEDVKVIRNDQATVAEIATLKPNRICVSPGPCSPAEAGISIELIRHFAGKVPVLGVCLGHQAIGAAYGGKIVRAKQIMHGKTSAVTHTGTDVFKDLPSPYTVIRYHSLAIERDTLPDCLQVTAETEDGEIMGVRHKTLPVYGVQFHPESILSEHGHALLRNFLTL; from the coding sequence ATGCTGTTGATGCTCGATAACTACGATTCGTTCACCTATAACCTGGTGCAGTATTTCGGGGAGCTGGGCGAGGACGTCAAAGTCATACGCAACGACCAGGCGACCGTCGCCGAGATCGCCACTCTTAAACCCAATCGCATCTGCGTATCGCCCGGCCCCTGCTCGCCGGCCGAAGCGGGGATTTCCATTGAACTGATCCGGCATTTCGCCGGCAAGGTGCCGGTTCTGGGCGTTTGCCTGGGGCACCAGGCCATAGGTGCGGCCTATGGCGGGAAAATCGTGCGCGCCAAGCAGATCATGCACGGCAAGACATCCGCCGTGACCCATACCGGCACCGATGTGTTCAAGGATTTACCCTCTCCGTATACCGTGATCCGCTACCACTCCCTGGCCATCGAGCGCGACACGCTGCCCGACTGCCTGCAGGTGACCGCCGAGACCGAAGACGGCGAAATCATGGGTGTGCGTCACAAAACCCTGCCGGTTTACGGAGTACAGTTCCATCCAGAATCCATCCTGAGCGAGCACGGCCACGCATTGCTGCGCAATTTTCTTACGCTATGA
- a CDS encoding DEAD/DEAH box helicase — protein sequence MCMRRSVGKGSHMSFETLGLVPSLLSAVLKAGFTEPTPVQAAAIPKALEGRDLMVSSQTGSGKTAAFMLPALNRISLTPANKGTGVQVLVLTPTRELAMQVDAATRSYGAHLKDLRTTTVVGGMPYGAQLKALSRRVDVLVATPGRLIDHLQSKRVNLSTVHTLVLDEADRMLDMGFIEDIEAIVARIPENRQTLLFSATLDGTIARLAGKMMRDPLQIEVSGHKQQHTNITQNLLYADDNSHKMRLLDHLLRDANLDQAIVFTSTKRGADDLADRLSGQGFSAAALHGDMNQRQRTRTLGMLQKRQLRILVATDVAARGIDVQGISHAINYDLPMQPEDYTHRIGRTGRAGNSGLAFTLAVHSERHKIRRIEHFIGQPIPPQVIEGLEPKKTVRPTYTDRKSNGKSFSGRGGFGGGKPSYDRKPGASRPYGDKPAYEGKPRFGDKPAYESKPRFGDKPAYEARSGFGGDRPARSGNGERAGFADRAPRSERPSYNDRPRADRPAFGARPGSDAPQRETRARTDRPSFGDRPAHARPSFGDRPASANRDFAHKGASKPDSRPGTRERAPARPGFGARPGASRGKSAPATGAHKARSFS from the coding sequence ATGTGTATGCGCCGTTCAGTCGGCAAAGGATCACACATGTCTTTCGAAACCCTGGGTCTCGTACCCAGCCTCTTGTCCGCCGTTCTGAAAGCCGGCTTCACCGAACCCACTCCAGTCCAGGCCGCCGCCATTCCCAAGGCGCTGGAAGGCCGCGACCTGATGGTCTCGTCGCAAACCGGCAGCGGGAAAACCGCCGCTTTCATGTTGCCTGCGCTTAACCGGATTTCCCTGACGCCCGCCAACAAAGGCACCGGCGTGCAGGTTCTGGTACTGACTCCGACCCGCGAACTGGCCATGCAAGTCGATGCCGCAACCCGCTCTTACGGCGCTCACCTCAAAGATCTGCGCACCACGACTGTCGTCGGCGGTATGCCCTACGGCGCTCAGCTCAAGGCCCTGTCGCGCCGCGTTGACGTGCTGGTAGCCACTCCGGGACGCCTGATCGACCATCTGCAATCCAAACGCGTCAACTTGTCGACCGTGCACACCCTGGTGCTGGACGAAGCCGACCGCATGCTGGACATGGGTTTTATCGAAGATATTGAAGCCATTGTTGCCCGTATTCCCGAAAACCGCCAAACGCTGCTGTTCTCGGCCACGCTGGACGGCACGATCGCCCGCCTGGCCGGCAAAATGATGCGCGACCCCCTGCAGATCGAAGTCTCGGGCCACAAGCAACAACACACCAACATTACCCAGAACCTGCTCTACGCCGACGACAACAGCCATAAAATGCGCCTGCTCGATCATCTGTTGCGTGACGCCAATCTGGACCAGGCGATTGTCTTTACCTCCACCAAGCGCGGCGCCGACGATCTGGCCGACCGCCTTTCAGGCCAGGGCTTTTCGGCTGCGGCATTGCATGGCGACATGAATCAGCGCCAACGTACACGCACGCTGGGCATGCTGCAAAAGCGCCAACTGCGTATCCTGGTGGCAACCGACGTGGCCGCCCGCGGCATCGACGTGCAAGGCATCAGCCATGCCATCAACTACGATTTACCGATGCAGCCTGAAGACTACACCCACCGCATTGGCCGTACCGGCCGTGCCGGCAACAGCGGTCTGGCCTTTACCCTGGCCGTTCACTCGGAACGCCACAAAATACGCCGCATCGAACATTTTATTGGCCAGCCTATTCCACCCCAGGTAATCGAAGGCCTCGAGCCCAAGAAAACCGTGCGCCCCACTTACACCGATCGCAAGAGCAACGGCAAGAGCTTCAGCGGCCGTGGTGGTTTTGGCGGTGGCAAGCCCAGCTACGATCGCAAGCCTGGTGCAAGCCGCCCTTACGGCGACAAACCGGCCTACGAAGGCAAGCCGCGTTTTGGCGACAAGCCGGCCTATGAAAGCAAGCCCCGGTTTGGCGACAAGCCCGCATACGAAGCCCGTTCGGGCTTTGGCGGCGACCGCCCCGCACGCAGCGGTAACGGCGAACGTGCCGGCTTTGCCGACCGCGCTCCTCGTAGCGAACGCCCCAGCTACAACGACCGGCCACGCGCCGACCGCCCGGCATTTGGCGCCCGCCCCGGCTCCGATGCGCCGCAACGTGAAACGCGTGCCCGCACCGATCGACCCAGCTTCGGCGACAGGCCGGCGCATGCCCGCCCCTCTTTTGGCGACCGGCCGGCCAGCGCCAATCGCGACTTCGCTCACAAAGGCGCAAGCAAGCCCGACAGCCGTCCCGGCACACGAGAGCGTGCTCCCGCCCGTCCTGGCTTCGGTGCCAGGCCAGGCGCCAGCCGCGGCAAAAGCGCCCCTGCCACAGGCGCGCATAAAGCCCGAAGCTTCAGCTAA
- a CDS encoding GGDEF domain-containing protein gives MAATLIKYETVFPSSGAGREESVQMLASFHRVLREQALTPLYQPIVDLRTGEIMGYEGLIRGPSDSPLHAPSTLFKVARGCGKTIELEQLCRKVHIDKFVSLGLSGKLFLNASPDALLLHARGDCAALLGPRFGSMPPENIVIELTESDPTSNYQLLRQAASDYRRLGLRIAIDDLGEGFSSLRMWSELRPEYVKVDKYFVQGLDGDAIKRQFVRSIFEIARQSRSMVIAEGIETDAELAAVRDLGIQYGQGYLLARPSLNPSSVLPSATLRLFGPARSVGSSPSSEVGKSVATVRKILRAVPAVADSTPTNDVYEIFKQQPDLPVLAVLRDGVPIGLIQRLRMLDRLARPYHRELYGAKPCAQFIENQPLIVDHKTSLQDLGHLFTEANPHHLSEGFIIIEQGQFIGVGTGLDLIREITQLQIHAARYANPLTQLPGNVPINEHIEALLLNEEPFAVCYCDLDNFKPFNDLYSYYKGDEVIRITAGLLRAHTDSEADFVGHIGGDDFIVVFKSRDWLERCRKILGEFSGATAHLYKDSHLAAGGYITENRQGTAVFHGLVGVSLGIVQINTALPYSSHQIAEFAAAAKSEAKKISGNSLFVEQRLLIDYVLAETRRQSEEVVRDLVPN, from the coding sequence ATGGCAGCAACACTGATCAAGTATGAAACAGTCTTCCCCAGTAGCGGGGCCGGACGCGAAGAGAGCGTGCAAATGCTGGCAAGTTTTCACCGGGTTCTGCGTGAACAGGCGTTGACGCCGCTGTATCAGCCTATTGTGGATCTTCGTACCGGCGAGATCATGGGATACGAAGGATTGATTCGGGGGCCCTCCGACTCCCCTTTGCATGCGCCCAGCACGCTTTTCAAGGTTGCGCGCGGTTGCGGCAAAACCATCGAACTCGAGCAGCTATGCAGAAAAGTCCATATCGACAAATTCGTATCGCTTGGGCTGTCGGGCAAATTGTTTCTAAACGCCAGTCCCGATGCCTTGCTGTTGCATGCTCGCGGCGATTGCGCCGCATTGCTGGGTCCTCGGTTTGGCAGCATGCCTCCGGAAAATATCGTCATCGAGTTGACCGAATCCGACCCTACTTCGAATTATCAATTGCTGCGCCAGGCCGCCTCGGACTATCGCAGGCTGGGCTTGCGCATTGCCATCGATGATCTCGGCGAAGGTTTTTCCAGCTTGCGCATGTGGTCCGAATTGCGGCCGGAGTATGTCAAGGTCGATAAATACTTTGTTCAGGGCCTTGATGGCGATGCGATCAAACGCCAGTTTGTCCGTTCCATTTTCGAAATCGCCCGGCAATCCAGATCCATGGTGATTGCCGAAGGGATCGAAACCGATGCGGAATTGGCCGCGGTGCGCGATCTGGGCATACAGTATGGTCAGGGTTATTTGCTGGCGCGACCGAGCTTGAATCCCTCTTCCGTCCTGCCGTCCGCCACGCTGCGCCTGTTTGGGCCCGCAAGGTCCGTTGGGAGTTCGCCGAGCAGCGAGGTCGGCAAAAGCGTCGCGACCGTCAGGAAGATTCTGCGTGCCGTTCCCGCCGTTGCCGACTCGACCCCGACCAACGATGTGTATGAAATCTTCAAGCAGCAGCCCGACCTGCCGGTGCTGGCCGTTCTTCGGGACGGTGTGCCCATTGGCTTGATTCAGCGTCTTCGCATGCTGGATCGTCTGGCTCGTCCCTATCATCGCGAACTGTATGGCGCCAAGCCTTGCGCCCAGTTCATAGAAAACCAGCCCTTGATTGTCGATCATAAAACCAGTCTGCAAGATCTCGGCCATTTGTTTACGGAAGCCAATCCGCATCATTTATCCGAAGGCTTCATCATCATTGAACAAGGCCAGTTCATCGGCGTGGGCACGGGTTTGGACCTGATCCGTGAAATTACCCAGTTGCAGATCCATGCGGCGCGATATGCCAATCCGCTCACGCAATTGCCGGGCAATGTGCCGATCAACGAGCATATCGAAGCCCTGCTGTTGAACGAAGAGCCGTTCGCGGTGTGTTATTGCGATCTGGATAACTTCAAGCCCTTCAACGATCTTTACAGCTATTACAAAGGCGATGAAGTCATACGGATAACGGCCGGCCTGCTGCGCGCACACACGGACTCCGAGGCCGATTTTGTCGGGCATATTGGAGGCGACGATTTCATTGTGGTGTTCAAAAGCAGGGATTGGCTTGAACGTTGCCGGAAAATCCTGGGTGAATTTTCCGGGGCCACGGCGCATTTATATAAAGACAGCCATTTGGCGGCCGGTGGATACATTACAGAAAACCGGCAAGGCACTGCCGTTTTTCATGGTCTGGTCGGAGTCTCGCTGGGTATCGTCCAGATCAATACGGCGCTGCCGTATTCCAGCCATCAGATTGCCGAGTTTGCGGCGGCGGCCAAATCCGAGGCCAAGAAAATCTCCGGGAACTCGCTTTTTGTCGAACAGCGTCTGCTGATCGACTATGTTCTTGCCGAGACAAGGCGGCAATCCGAAGAGGTTGTTCGGGACCTTGTCCCGAATTGA
- the pap gene encoding polyphosphate:AMP phosphotransferase has product MFTAAESDPRLSKEQAEPLEAKLRTALLKAQYARLQKTQRSLLIVIAGIDGAGKGAAVNLINEWMDARHIRTMAFGAPTPEELRYPPLWRYWQQLPAKGRTGIVFGSWYQPLLKEAAKRKPDQGKIQNLAQAIQEFESMLAQDGVQIVKLWYHLSRNAQKERTDKLLGSPDTAWQVRPGELKVRKKFNRLRGAGELAITLTQADHAPWQIIPSADPDVRAVATGQAVLAALRQRPASRSEPSPQKKMTSAAEAAAVNKKTPRRLENLDYTARLDGKEYDEQLAAWQSRLAGLVRHDKFKTRSLILAFEGQDAAGKGGAIRRVTHALDARQYHIHPISAPSDAELAHPYLWRFWRSLPLPGRVSVFDRSWYGRVLVERVEKLIAPQDWQRAYSEINQFEAQLSNNGAIIVKFWLAVTADEQLRRFHEREESPFKNFKITPDDWRNRKKWHSYVQAADEMLARTDTPQEPWHVLSANDKQHARVAVLRHIVETLEKALGKDKN; this is encoded by the coding sequence ATGTTTACCGCCGCCGAATCGGATCCCAGGCTAAGCAAAGAACAGGCTGAGCCGCTTGAAGCGAAACTTCGCACGGCCTTGCTCAAGGCGCAGTATGCGCGCCTGCAAAAGACCCAGCGTTCATTGCTGATTGTGATCGCCGGCATCGATGGCGCCGGCAAAGGCGCCGCGGTCAACCTGATCAATGAATGGATGGACGCCCGTCATATCCGAACCATGGCGTTTGGCGCTCCCACACCCGAAGAACTGCGCTACCCGCCATTATGGCGCTACTGGCAACAATTGCCGGCCAAAGGCCGCACCGGTATCGTATTCGGCTCCTGGTACCAGCCATTGCTTAAAGAAGCCGCCAAAAGAAAGCCCGACCAGGGCAAAATCCAGAATCTCGCCCAGGCAATTCAGGAATTTGAATCGATGCTGGCCCAGGATGGCGTGCAAATCGTCAAGCTCTGGTACCACCTCTCGCGCAACGCCCAGAAAGAACGGACCGACAAACTCCTGGGCAGCCCGGACACCGCCTGGCAGGTTCGCCCCGGCGAACTGAAAGTCCGGAAAAAATTCAATCGCCTGCGCGGCGCCGGAGAGCTCGCCATTACCCTGACCCAGGCCGATCATGCTCCCTGGCAGATCATCCCCAGCGCCGATCCCGATGTGCGGGCCGTTGCCACCGGCCAGGCCGTCCTGGCAGCCCTCAGGCAACGGCCCGCAAGCCGCTCCGAGCCGAGTCCGCAAAAGAAAATGACCTCGGCGGCCGAGGCGGCGGCTGTGAACAAAAAAACACCTCGGCGGCTGGAAAACCTGGACTACACAGCCCGGCTCGATGGCAAGGAATATGACGAGCAGTTGGCCGCCTGGCAAAGCCGGCTGGCCGGGCTGGTGCGGCACGATAAATTCAAGACACGGTCCCTGATACTGGCATTCGAAGGCCAGGACGCAGCCGGCAAGGGCGGTGCGATCCGCCGCGTGACACACGCGCTCGATGCCCGCCAGTATCATATCCATCCCATTTCCGCCCCCAGCGACGCGGAGCTCGCCCACCCTTATTTGTGGCGGTTCTGGCGTTCCTTACCTTTGCCAGGCAGAGTCTCGGTTTTCGATCGTTCCTGGTACGGGCGCGTGCTGGTCGAACGGGTCGAGAAACTTATCGCACCGCAAGACTGGCAGCGAGCCTACTCCGAAATCAATCAGTTCGAAGCCCAGCTCAGCAATAATGGCGCCATCATCGTCAAATTCTGGCTGGCCGTGACCGCCGACGAGCAGCTCCGGCGCTTTCATGAGCGCGAAGAATCTCCATTCAAAAACTTCAAGATCACTCCCGACGACTGGCGCAACCGGAAGAAATGGCACAGCTACGTGCAGGCTGCCGACGAAATGCTGGCGCGCACCGACACACCCCAGGAGCCGTGGCACGTGCTGTCGGCCAACGACAAACAGCACGCCCGCGTGGCTGTCCTCAGACACATCGTTGAAACTCTTGAAAAAGCGCTGGGCAAGGATAAAAATTGA
- a CDS encoding phosphoglycolate phosphatase, with translation MSFSAALLDLDGTLLDTIPDLADATNAMRADLGLAPLPQAIIATYVGKGTENLIRRALSNTAGDEAATPEKNRLGLESFARHYRQCNGNRAVLYPGALAGLRSFRKQGVKLAIVTNKPTEFTRPLLERAGIADFFEHIVCGDTCSEKKPHPMPMLHACKLLQVDPAQALAIGDSINDAQAARAAKITVLAVPYGYNEGQDVRTLAVDDIVSSIEAAARWAADHRSQTQQHQTT, from the coding sequence ATGTCTTTTTCAGCAGCGCTTCTCGATCTGGACGGCACCTTGCTCGACACCATCCCCGACCTTGCCGACGCCACCAACGCCATGCGCGCCGACCTGGGCCTGGCGCCGCTACCCCAGGCCATCATCGCTACCTATGTCGGCAAAGGCACCGAAAACCTGATCCGCCGCGCCCTGTCGAATACTGCCGGCGACGAGGCAGCCACCCCGGAAAAAAATCGCCTCGGCCTGGAGTCGTTCGCGCGCCACTACCGCCAGTGCAACGGCAACAGGGCCGTCCTGTACCCCGGCGCGCTTGCAGGCCTGCGATCTTTCAGAAAACAGGGCGTAAAGCTCGCCATCGTCACCAACAAACCCACCGAATTCACACGGCCCCTGCTGGAACGTGCGGGCATTGCCGACTTTTTCGAGCATATCGTCTGCGGCGACACGTGCTCCGAGAAGAAGCCACACCCAATGCCCATGCTGCACGCCTGCAAACTGCTGCAGGTCGACCCCGCACAGGCCCTGGCCATAGGCGACTCCATCAACGACGCACAAGCCGCGCGCGCGGCAAAAATCACCGTCCTGGCCGTGCCCTATGGCTATAACGAGGGCCAGGACGTGCGAACTCTTGCAGTCGATGATATAGTGTCGTCTATCGAAGCGGCCGCCCGGTGGGCGGCTGACCACCGAAGCCAGACTCAACAACACCAAACAACATGA
- a CDS encoding uracil-DNA glycosylase — MPNTLDPALAQNTLDSPLLTHLQNLDEVWKETLRMPEPKAALRQLSAFLAARLAAGAEIYPRYPFHALDYVQPDTVRVVILGQDPYHGPNQAQGLAFSVPDTCPCPPSLQNMFKELALEYPGFDGARNRNAGKTQNNKPSGSTGMGHDLSPWAEQGVLLLNTVLTVEARQPASHARQGWEAVTDALISRVARSPQPKVFMLWGSHAQAKRQLLPSNGPHLVLASNHPSPLSALRPPKPFIGCNHFKLANEWLAQQGQPPIDWTGTAAA, encoded by the coding sequence ATGCCCAATACCCTTGATCCCGCCCTAGCGCAAAACACGCTGGACAGTCCACTGCTGACCCATCTGCAAAACCTGGACGAGGTCTGGAAGGAAACCCTGCGCATGCCCGAGCCCAAGGCCGCCTTGCGGCAATTGTCGGCATTTCTGGCCGCCCGGCTTGCCGCGGGCGCGGAAATCTACCCACGCTATCCTTTCCACGCGCTCGATTACGTACAACCCGATACGGTCCGGGTCGTCATCCTGGGACAAGACCCCTACCACGGCCCGAACCAGGCGCAAGGTCTGGCGTTTTCGGTGCCCGATACCTGCCCGTGCCCGCCCAGCCTGCAAAACATGTTCAAAGAACTGGCTCTCGAATACCCGGGCTTCGATGGTGCCCGCAACCGCAATGCAGGCAAGACCCAGAACAATAAACCATCTGGTTCTACGGGAATGGGCCACGACCTGTCGCCCTGGGCCGAGCAGGGTGTGCTGCTGCTGAATACGGTTCTGACCGTTGAGGCGCGCCAACCGGCTTCGCACGCCAGGCAAGGGTGGGAAGCCGTGACCGACGCCCTCATCAGCCGCGTGGCCCGCAGCCCGCAGCCCAAGGTATTCATGCTCTGGGGGTCGCATGCGCAAGCCAAGCGGCAGCTTCTACCCAGCAATGGACCCCACCTGGTCCTCGCGTCCAACCACCCCTCGCCTCTATCGGCCCTGCGGCCGCCCAAGCCGTTCATAGGCTGCAATCATTTCAAGCTGGCCAATGAATGGCTGGCCCAGCAAGGCCAGCCTCCCATCGACTGGACAGGAACCGCCGCAGCGTAG
- the trpE gene encoding anthranilate synthase component I, with protein MTEIEFKALAAQGYNRIPLIAETYADLDTPLAIYLKLAHAGPEGGRNSCLLESVVGGERFGRYSFIGLPAKTVIRASGNLTEVLHRGEVVETHEGDPLRFIESYQQRFKVAIRPGMPRFSGGLAGYFGYDTVRHMEPRLGPAVKPFPAGQEGGTPDIMLLHIDELVIVDNLAGRTYLIVYADPQQAESYALAKRRLRDLREKLRTPVVIPYAYASMQTDSRRDFKKQDYIAAVLKAKEYIAAGDLMQVQIGQVIAKPFRDSPLSLYRSLRSLNPSPYMYYWNFDEFHVVGSSPEILVRQEIVAQEDHQKSEVTIRPLAGTRKRGATPEEDAQLAKELLADPKERAEHVMLIDLARNDVGRVAEIGSVKVTDTMAIERYSHVMHLVSNVSGTLHEGMSNMDVLRATFPAGTLTGAPKVRAMEIIDELEPVRRGIYGGAAGYLSYGGEMDVAIAIRTGIIKDGMLYVQAAAGIVADSDPEKEWLETEAKARAVLRAAEQVQFGLDEPI; from the coding sequence ATGACAGAAATCGAATTCAAAGCGCTTGCCGCCCAAGGCTATAACCGGATCCCCCTCATTGCCGAGACCTATGCCGATCTGGATACGCCGCTGGCCATCTATCTCAAGCTCGCCCATGCCGGCCCCGAAGGTGGGCGTAACAGCTGCCTGCTCGAGTCGGTGGTGGGAGGCGAGCGTTTTGGGCGGTATTCATTCATAGGGCTCCCCGCCAAAACCGTGATTCGCGCCTCGGGCAACCTTACTGAAGTCCTGCACCGGGGCGAAGTGGTCGAAACGCACGAAGGCGATCCCCTGCGTTTTATCGAAAGTTACCAGCAGCGTTTCAAAGTAGCGATCCGCCCAGGAATGCCGCGCTTTTCAGGCGGCCTGGCCGGCTATTTCGGCTACGATACGGTTCGGCATATGGAGCCCAGGCTCGGACCCGCCGTCAAGCCGTTCCCGGCCGGACAAGAGGGCGGCACCCCGGATATCATGCTGCTGCATATCGACGAGCTCGTTATCGTCGACAATCTGGCCGGCCGCACCTACCTGATTGTCTACGCCGACCCGCAACAGGCCGAGAGCTATGCGCTGGCCAAACGCCGCCTGAGGGACTTGCGTGAAAAACTGCGCACGCCGGTGGTGATCCCTTATGCTTACGCCAGCATGCAAACCGATAGCCGCCGCGACTTCAAAAAACAGGACTACATCGCCGCCGTGCTCAAGGCCAAAGAATACATTGCCGCCGGCGACCTGATGCAAGTCCAGATAGGCCAGGTGATTGCCAAGCCGTTTCGCGATTCACCCCTGTCGCTCTACCGCTCCCTGCGGTCCCTGAATCCCTCGCCGTACATGTACTACTGGAATTTCGACGAGTTCCACGTCGTGGGCTCATCGCCCGAAATCCTGGTGCGCCAGGAAATCGTCGCTCAGGAAGACCACCAGAAATCCGAAGTTACAATCCGCCCCCTGGCCGGCACCCGCAAACGGGGCGCCACGCCCGAGGAAGACGCGCAGCTTGCCAAAGAGCTTCTGGCTGACCCTAAAGAGCGCGCCGAGCATGTCATGCTGATCGATCTTGCCCGCAACGATGTCGGGCGAGTGGCTGAAATCGGCTCGGTCAAGGTCACCGACACCATGGCCATCGAGCGCTACTCGCACGTCATGCACCTGGTCTCCAATGTCAGCGGCACCCTGCACGAAGGCATGAGCAATATGGACGTGCTGCGCGCCACCTTTCCGGCCGGCACACTCACGGGCGCGCCCAAAGTGCGGGCCATGGAAATCATCGACGAACTCGAACCCGTGCGTCGCGGCATCTACGGAGGGGCCGCCGGCTATCTCAGCTACGGCGGCGAAATGGATGTCGCCATTGCCATCCGCACCGGCATCATCAAGGATGGCATGCTGTACGTACAGGCAGCGGCGGGCATTGTGGCCGACTCCGACCCTGAAAAAGAATGGCTCGAAACCGAGGCCAAGGCCCGCGCCGTGCTGCGCGCCGCAGAACAAGTGCAATTCGGCCTGGACGAACCCATCTGA